A window from Fusobacterium sp. JB019 encodes these proteins:
- a CDS encoding tripartite tricarboxylate transporter TctB family protein, translating into MTGIISIVLGILYLIGMMQIELAAIGHPHAPIYFPSALGLGMIGLGIAQLIKDKKISIHQYLNDETIPMILKTAGIIIIYAVLFVPAGYVISTMIFMFMMLYLFNGKNKIKRTVITTIIFSILVYVVFSKLLGVYLPVMPFIYI; encoded by the coding sequence ATGACAGGAATTATTTCAATAGTTTTAGGAATTCTTTATTTGATAGGAATGATGCAAATAGAGCTAGCTGCAATTGGACATCCTCATGCACCAATATACTTTCCAAGTGCATTGGGATTAGGAATGATAGGATTAGGGATTGCTCAATTAATTAAAGATAAAAAAATTAGTATACATCAATATTTAAATGATGAAACAATTCCAATGATATTAAAAACAGCGGGAATTATAATTATTTATGCAGTGTTATTTGTTCCTGCAGGATATGTTATTTCAACAATGATATTTATGTTTATGATGTTGTATTTATTTAATGGTAAAAATAAAATAAAAAGAACAGTAATAACAACAATTATTTTTAGTATATTAGTATATGTTGTTTTTTCAAAATTATTGGGTGTTTATTTACCAGTGATGCCATTTATCTATATTTAA